A single Lolium perenne isolate Kyuss_39 chromosome 6, Kyuss_2.0, whole genome shotgun sequence DNA region contains:
- the LOC127306030 gene encoding uncharacterized protein, with product MEEALMISPELRDMLAKVAAFLLVQGLVYLILTKSSGVFSKDKILRSLSFRTMRSMSVRRLLAPLSDVPVGTDDLGSAPPASPSYFSRSWSSLRGGNRED from the coding sequence ATGGAGGAGGCCCTCATGATCTCGCCGGAGCTCCGGGACATGCTGGCCAAGGTGGCCGCGTTCCTGCTCGTCCAGGGGCTGGTCTACCTCATCCTCACCAAGTCCTCCGGCGTCTTCTCCAAGGACAAGATTCTCAGGTCCCTCAGCTTCCGGACCATGCGCTCCATGAGCGTGCGCCGCCTCCTCGCGCCGCTCTCCGACGTCCCCGTCGGCACCGACGACCTGGGCTCCGCGCCGCCGGCTTCGCCGTCTTACTTTTCGAGGTCCTGGTCGTCGCTCCGCGGGGGTAACCGCGAGGACTAG